The sequence below is a genomic window from Paenibacillus sp. DCT19.
ATATTGGTTATCTTGATCAGACGGGAACCGTGTGTGAAGTCGAGGATGCTCGTGGCAATATCGGGATTATGCTGCGTGGTCGCAAGGTTAAAATTCACAAGAAGAGATTGAAACTGCATATTGCTGCAGACCAACTCTACCCAGATAACTATGACCTCGACATCGTATTCGAGAGCAAAGAAAACCGGAAGAAGCGTAAGTTGATGGGACGTAAACATGTGGAAGGACTGCAGATTGAACTGCCCCCTGATGAGTAAACAGTGAAATAGGATACTAAAATAGATACCGTGGTGCAAAGTTCACTCCCTGCTTGTAAACACATATCTGTTATACTGGAATTTGTATGTATTCACTTCAGATCGTGTTTATTAACAGGGAGGGAAAGAACCAAATGTCTTCAGAACAGGATGCTACTCATCATCAGAATACTGATGTTCTTGTCTGCCCGTTATGCGGAGAAGCTAATCGCTGTTCCTATGCGGCTGGACACCCTCATTCGGAATGCTGGTGTAACCGGGCTACTTTCCCCGAAGGTATATTTGACCGTATTCCAGCAGAACAGCGCCGCAAATCATGCATATGCCAGCGCTGTTTGGATGCATATACCAACAAGCTTACATTAAAACAAGAGCCATACAGTCGTTAACTGTACGGCTCTTGTTTTATGATGCATGCTACCATGTTAGATCATGGCTACTTTGACCCACTACTTTACATTTCGTGGTATTGAGCAACAGCTTGTTTAAGTACCGGATGATGCTCATCCATGGACGTATAATGCTGCAGTGCAGCAGCAATCCCCTTCTGACGAATCATGTCCTGCAGTTCAACAGCTTCCGGATCATCGGAAACATCGAATTTACAAGCTGCGGCCATGCCCATAGTCAGATAAGTTGTTTCCGTTCCATCCGCATATGCAAGAAGAGCCGGGCGAACCAGACGATCATTCGGGGACAGCTTGCGCAGCGGGGAACGACCAACACGAGTAACCTCATCCGTGATATACGGGTTGACGAACCGTCCCAATATTTTAAGGATATACTGCTC
It includes:
- a CDS encoding cysteine-rich CWC family protein, whose amino-acid sequence is MSSEQDATHHQNTDVLVCPLCGEANRCSYAAGHPHSECWCNRATFPEGIFDRIPAEQRRKSCICQRCLDAYTNKLTLKQEPYSR